From the genome of Enoplosus armatus isolate fEnoArm2 chromosome 21, fEnoArm2.hap1, whole genome shotgun sequence, one region includes:
- the LOC139303997 gene encoding kappa-type opioid receptor-like isoform X2 has translation MSPIIPIITAVYSVVFVVGLLGNCLVMYVIIRYTKMKTATNIYIFNLALADALVTTTMPFQSTDYLLNTWPFGEVVCKVFISIDYYNMFTSIFTLTMMSVDRYVAVCHPVKALDFRTPIKAKMINVCIWILSSAAGIPAFILGGTQTKSDITECALQFPEPYVYWDTLMKICVFVFAFIVPVLIITVCYSLMVLRLKSVRMLSGSREKDRNLRRITRLVVVVVAVFVVCWTPIHIFILVKALVSVPETTAIMAAYFFCVALGYTNSSLNPVLYAFLDENFKRCFKDFCLSAKLKGDKVSGSKRLPSTVREAAVPLENPDGTKKPT, from the exons ATGTCTCCCATCATCCCCATCATCACCGCCGTCTACTCCGTGGTGTTTGTGGTCGGCTTGTTGGGCAACTGCCTCGTCATGTATGTGATCATCAG GTACACAAAGATGAAGACAGCCACCAACATTTACATCTTCAACTTAGCGCTCGCTGATGCCCTCGTCACCACCACAATGCCCTTCCAGAGCACGGACTACCTGTTGAATACCTGGCCCTTTGGTGAGGTGGTTTGCAAGGTCTTCATCTCCATCGACTACTACAACATGTTCACCAGCATCTTTACTCTCACCATGATGAGCGTGGATCGCTACGTGGCCGTGTGCCACCCGGTGAAAGCCCTGGACTTCCGCACTCCGATCAAAGCCAAGATGATCAATGTGTGCATCTGGATCCTGTCCTCGGCCGCGGGGATACCTGCTTTCATTCTGGGTGGCACCCAGACAAAGAGTG ACATAACTGAGTGTGCCTTACAGTTCCCAGAGCCGTACGTGTACTGGGACACACTGATGAAGATATGCGTGTTTGTCTTTGCCTTCATCGTGCCTGTGCTCATCATCACCGTGTGCTACTCCCTCATGGTCCTGAGGCTGAAGAGCGTCCGAATGTTGTCCGGCTCGCGGGAAAAGGACCGCAACCTGCGCCGGATCACGCGGCTGGTGGTGGTCGTGGTGGCTGTGTTCGTGGTCTGCTGGACGCCCATTCACATTTTCATCCTGGTCAAGGCGCTCGTGAGCGTGCCCGAAACCACCGCCATCATGGCCGCCTACTTCTTCTGCGTGGCTCTGGGCTACACGAACAGTAGCCTCAACCCCGTCCTCTATGCCTTTCTGGATGAGAATTTCAAACGCTGCTTCAAAGACTTCTGCCTCTCGGCCAAACTGAAGGGGGACAAGGTGTCAGGGAGCAAGAGGCTCCCCAGCACCGTGCGGGAGGCCGCTGTTCCCCTGGAGAACCCAGATGGGACTAAAAAGCCGACATGA
- the LOC139303997 gene encoding delta-type opioid receptor-like isoform X1 — protein MESTPVEIFKEDNKCLSTLLEDCPVNSSAWVSGYSESRNVTHDDSWEQEGMSPIIPIITAVYSVVFVVGLLGNCLVMYVIIRYTKMKTATNIYIFNLALADALVTTTMPFQSTDYLLNTWPFGEVVCKVFISIDYYNMFTSIFTLTMMSVDRYVAVCHPVKALDFRTPIKAKMINVCIWILSSAAGIPAFILGGTQTKSDITECALQFPEPYVYWDTLMKICVFVFAFIVPVLIITVCYSLMVLRLKSVRMLSGSREKDRNLRRITRLVVVVVAVFVVCWTPIHIFILVKALVSVPETTAIMAAYFFCVALGYTNSSLNPVLYAFLDENFKRCFKDFCLSAKLKGDKVSGSKRLPSTVREAAVPLENPDGTKKPT, from the exons ATGGAAAGCACTCCGGTGGAAATTTTCAAAGAAGACAATAAGTGCCTGTCCACGCTGCTGGAGGACTGTCCGGTGAATTCTTCAGCCTGGGTGTCCGGATACTCCGAGAGCCGCAACGTGACCCACGATGATAGCTGGGAGCAGGAGGGCATGTCTCCCATCATCCCCATCATCACCGCCGTCTACTCCGTGGTGTTTGTGGTCGGCTTGTTGGGCAACTGCCTCGTCATGTATGTGATCATCAG GTACACAAAGATGAAGACAGCCACCAACATTTACATCTTCAACTTAGCGCTCGCTGATGCCCTCGTCACCACCACAATGCCCTTCCAGAGCACGGACTACCTGTTGAATACCTGGCCCTTTGGTGAGGTGGTTTGCAAGGTCTTCATCTCCATCGACTACTACAACATGTTCACCAGCATCTTTACTCTCACCATGATGAGCGTGGATCGCTACGTGGCCGTGTGCCACCCGGTGAAAGCCCTGGACTTCCGCACTCCGATCAAAGCCAAGATGATCAATGTGTGCATCTGGATCCTGTCCTCGGCCGCGGGGATACCTGCTTTCATTCTGGGTGGCACCCAGACAAAGAGTG ACATAACTGAGTGTGCCTTACAGTTCCCAGAGCCGTACGTGTACTGGGACACACTGATGAAGATATGCGTGTTTGTCTTTGCCTTCATCGTGCCTGTGCTCATCATCACCGTGTGCTACTCCCTCATGGTCCTGAGGCTGAAGAGCGTCCGAATGTTGTCCGGCTCGCGGGAAAAGGACCGCAACCTGCGCCGGATCACGCGGCTGGTGGTGGTCGTGGTGGCTGTGTTCGTGGTCTGCTGGACGCCCATTCACATTTTCATCCTGGTCAAGGCGCTCGTGAGCGTGCCCGAAACCACCGCCATCATGGCCGCCTACTTCTTCTGCGTGGCTCTGGGCTACACGAACAGTAGCCTCAACCCCGTCCTCTATGCCTTTCTGGATGAGAATTTCAAACGCTGCTTCAAAGACTTCTGCCTCTCGGCCAAACTGAAGGGGGACAAGGTGTCAGGGAGCAAGAGGCTCCCCAGCACCGTGCGGGAGGCCGCTGTTCCCCTGGAGAACCCAGATGGGACTAAAAAGCCGACATGA